The Lepeophtheirus salmonis chromosome 3, UVic_Lsal_1.4, whole genome shotgun sequence genomic interval AATACTTATCTAGTTCAATATTAATGTGCAGGTGTCGTTTACTTGGTGGGGGTGGAGGGGGTTATCTTgtttcatcctttttttctaatttgcaAGCAAGATGAAGGGGTTTCTTTGTGACTGATGATTAATTCATTGTATGCACATGTGCATATTTGAACTCAGTCCAAGTGTGAGTCAGAATTATATGTGTGTCTCAATCATATTGTTGTTCATTGTAAGtggggatgtgaaaattgtacGAAATTCTCGTgagcaaacatttttttaaatagtataagtTAGTCGCATGCATACTTGTAAGATATTAGTGCTTTTCTTCATTATTCcttcctattttaaaaatttaaacgtATTAGTGAGCAAGGAGCATTTGAGTTTTTATGTtgatctctgtcagcagataatattatgtcgtctatcaaagttgtcaaaatatacttttcttattGATTTCCACTCACgaagattttgacaattttcacatccctacttATAAGCTACTCAAATGcctaataattattgaaagcCTGTTGAATGACTTCTTATTTAAACATGTGGAGTTGAATTAGTGTAGTAGGAATGTTTCTATTTGCTTGGTGATGAAAATGacaaaagaaagagagaggcaataaatatcaaatcgcattaataaaacataggaaatgtaaaaaagacatacatatatataattataattaaaaaatacgaataaagttactacataatattatgtgtaCACTGTATACGTTCATTACTTCCGTAAGAAGTTTGAaggtcaaaatataaaatattataagatcTCTATTCTTAATAGAggaattcaaatacatatttttttaaatgtaaaacatatgtatttacaaatgtCTGAACttgaaaaagaagggaaaaagtGTATCCCTTTATAATAAAGGTCTTagcattttgtaataattagaTCTCATCTTAAAAGAGAAGAATCCTTGGTCGAATAATATATTGAAGCTACAATTAGTGATGATTCTATTAAATTCTCTAGAATTTTTGATTtcgagggggggggggattattcttaagagaatgaaaaaaaaacaatatcttatTTGTGAGGCAGCCCCCACTGCTCCTCGGTTCCTACGGCCATATTAAGTATATTCGAACTAAACTTTTATGTTGTACACCCATTTAATTTATCTGTAGAACGCTAAACTATGATTTGTATTGTTATCTCTGAcccatgattatatttttatcttctattAGTTTTCCGACTTAAAACTTTATTCATGAATCATGAATCAGCATGATGTACTATCAACTTAATTacgtatattttacaaatatttgtttggattgtatatattttattcattcgaTCAGTAGTAACTCTCTTTCCAAATTCATACGTATATTCAAATTGTTCATAAAACATATGCTTGTTAGCTTATTTGATTCGTTTACTAAAGATGCATTCACTGGAGGAATTTAATGATTCATGAAGATGATATATGTTTATGTACAAGCATATTCCATAATATTAAGACTTGAGAAAAATGAATCATAGAACTCTCATGatactcttaaaaaaatcattcttgtgTAAATATCATCATATCATTTGCAATCAGGAATATTCAACACCGAATCTTTGATTTGGTTTGTTCCTGATAATGAACAATCTAttgttacattatttaaatgctAAACATATTCCCAAGTTTGATTGTAATCatggaaaaaatggatttcataACTTCCAATAAATCAGAACTGATCACATTTTGAATCTCCCTGAAGAGTCCAATTGACTAATACAGAAGACAAACAATtaggatttatattttctctacaTACTCACATAGTTGAGGGATTAAAATGTATGACACCCTGAACAAACGAATAAACATTTTTAGCGTGCCCAGGATGATTACATGATCTAATGTTGAGCTTTTATGTTAAATGTCCTTGGAACTCCCTCTGATTCTCGTAAATATTCAACATGTAATCGAGTTGGCAGCAATCGGTTCTTTGTTATCCTACTATGTACATAGCATGCTCAATTATCTTATCATTAAttgataatcattattaattatgtagcAATTTTGAGGTTAATAACATCATGATACTTTGTGACAAGATATAGATAAAGGGGTGGAATATTATTTATCGGTAATAAGAGTGTGAATGATGCATTAAGCacttaagtatataaataattaatatttatacacaaataattattattatctaaaaaatcgATAATGTCCAAAACAGTTCagattttgttatatttcaatttattttccaaacaataaatattaattaattaacatttattgtaaaaacaGGGGCTTCCCACTgtcattgtaaatattttcaataaaatgattgtgtcataaattcatatataaaaacctaataatttttttaaaacaatattacgTCATTAAAAGCattctgttaaaaatattaaaattaaataaagttttaaaaattttctttataatttcacctcaaaataaaaaatgatgttgtttTGCTGTTGCTTTAAGCCTAGCTTACGGAAAAATTGGTTCTGAAGTATCTATCCCACACTTTAAAATACAGAATAACCCTGcatgaaattattatcttgaaaacAATCagatttctaaatatttggaaatataacaaaattaaattcaaatttaaaaaaaaaggaaaaaaagaaccCTCACGGTAAAACAGTCTCTGTCTACGAATAAGAGAtgtaaacataataatttatttatttattaaattattacctACAATGTAAATAGGAATAGTTGAAAGATGAGCGAATGTGGCTATATTTATTGAGGTGCATTTTTAGGAGGTAGGGTTGGGGTGTCCTTTGGCAAATGACGGTTAAACGGTCAAATAGTCTCAACtttgaataatataagaaaataatacaataatggaAGAGTGCCCAGCTTTTTGCAGTCgctacctgaatatatgtttttattttattttctaaagctgttctcattattttttcattagttacgctgaggagttataagtgtcAGTGACGCCAGGGGCCATTGCACCCTCCCACTTTTGGGGAATTTTTATAGTTAgtgcaataacaataaaaaatattaaaattgaaaatatttccatttttattaaatgttgttCGTTTAAATTTTCTCCCTTCATAagaattttaaatccaaaatttattcaaaaaatgcttggttattcgttcaaatattaactctaaaacttaaaaagtttattgactcttcaaaaaatcaaatttggcatttattaaaaaacaaaaacattcagacaaaatttaaaataaaagtacaacGGCACTGCCCACACCAACAGAAAAACAAATCTCCAGACACCactgatgacgtcactatataTCATTTGACACCCTCCTCCCAAGCAAATACATTCCGGAGTCGGTAGTCCGTGTTGGACTCGGAGTGAAATTGAGGAccgaaaacggagtaattcctgcctacaTCATTCCtggatacggagtggggtttgtttgtttccttctcgcagctaatttaatgacaagtcatgacaactaaactgctctcctgcataatattactataaattGTCATGGTGATAATTTTAAtcttcgttgttttttttaagataatgtttaaataataattttgatttttctttacaaaaatacatcatatacatattacatgggatctatatttttcagaattgcagatattttatttgattttccaCATTACACAAGATAAAAAGGGTAGGTTTCACTGTGAGTGGGGCCTGGGTACAAATAAATCGgtagtcctttttttattttttttacataaattgtttttacctACCGCTCGtgtgaaattaattgatttataatttaatataagtaaatatcttAGCTAATTGtattagttttttaagaaaaaaccttcattttaatttaattatatttttaacaatcaaACTTGgcctttttcaataaattttgtgcaactttcattcaaaatatttaataaatattagtaatattattttagaaaataatagtgAATTTAGATTTACGAGTAAGTGTGGCcgcaaatgtattttttttctttttcagtttCCATCTTAGATGaagtaagaataaataaatgaagtataaaTAAGGTGCGTCGATAAGAAACTTACAACGCAGTCTGGTTGACGTTGTCTCACAAGTTTTTGGATGACGTCATAACGGAGCCAAGTTCAATACAAAAGTTGTGAACTGCgtggaaatacatttaattcaaaGTGATTGGGATGGATCTTTCGTACGAATGATTTGGATATATTAATATGCATCCACTCATCCTCTCCGTTTCTAGGAATTCATGTTTTTTTCCATTCGGATACAGGATATCCAATACttcttctgatcctctctttaACTTCATATTAAAGGGATCTCAACTCTTAGTCTTGTGTCTCACTCGGTGGATcccatctcctttaatggaagaatcctACATTGTGCAAATGCGCTTCACATCAAAGTCACAGAATAGTGAATCATTGCTTCTATCCTCAAGAGTAAATAAATTCCTCGAGATCTTTTACGAAATCattgtatacttctacatataagaactatggagttccataaaacTACAGGATAATCGACTGAAAgatcaactctgcttcgtctcatagtctaagaaaactatttcattcatAAGTGTCCTTGATGAATATAATGCAGAAATATATGGTCTATACGGATAGTTATTTAACATGGAAACTTTAAGCCTCACCCCTGATaagtgatttctttattacttgcGAATCCCTTTTTTGATAAGGAAACTAGTGGAAGATTATTCTACACTTTAAAGATAATGTtcctctcttttctcgatagtttattctattctgctagtacatattataaaaagttattgcgaactattaagtgattatgtgttaaaaaatataagtgacttcttaacttctgtagattttattggaatatttgaatGTCGTCGCAATTTCCAAAGTTATTGACTCAGAAATCACAAGGcaaaaattgtcttattgaATGCATCATACTCGGTTATTTTAGCAAGATAATTACATTgaactctatatttattatattgaagataaatgacaaaatttagattttatttgatagctcatgtttttcaaatgaaaatttcatatttagtgcATAATATCCActaacttataatatattattaatttcttcgCTATACTGATGAGTGAgggttatatttatttgaaaatgtatgttctgaactattttttattttattcaaaatgggAAGGAGTAAGAAATCACATTTGTAATGGTCAATGGACaatgttatttattcttttaatgtttataCACCTTCGGTGCGGGTGAGggttaaatgtattttataactcttcataaataatatagcacttgtatatatgtattagtataaatttcaaaaaaagtgatataaacttaaaattacatatatgtgtGAAATAATTTGCCTAGATTAAAAGTAcatctaatatttttgtaaaacaatttttagtatAGAATAAGCTCCCCCTCCTCGAAAATCGAAATCCCCGTCTTAGCTTggccaggttcaaaagagggactcatgcaaaatttcattcctCTAGCTCCATTGGTGTGGGCCcccataaaagacacacacacacaaaccctattatacatatttcatataagatttttgtattaaataatagtgttttgcataattaaatgtcaaaaactGAATTTAAAGACGTAACATTTAGTAAGAACCTTTCATATTTACTAATTGTATGTTTTTGATTAGATCTAACAATACCATTTCTAATCTAGCACAGTcctccctcccaaaaaaaaaaaataatatataaatcctGCCATATTAATACACCACATAAGAGTCAATttgattgtataatataaaatataatatcaatgtaacattaaaaattacaaacaaaatgaACCCGaatgacaattaaaatataGACTTCCTTCTAAAATTCAATACTTCTACCCTAATTTGTCGTACTTGACCACTAGTACAGAAAATAggattttctaaaattaaaggAGTATCAATATGGTAAAATGTAGAACGTTtctagatttataaaatttaagccCGAATAATCAATTCTATTATAGAAAAATCCCAAATCATCAtcctaaaaaaagatttcaaatcatgtaaaatatatattttattgagttaaACTCTTGGTACATTAACTAAAATAGCAcgaaataatacatacatttaaaagaataatgctACATAAAAAATCTCTAATACTTACTTATAATCaacaaattcttaaaataataaaataattttgattaacctagcatataaaatcaataactttGATCGGTTCATTTCGTAAGCTAAGATATGATTAAGATAAACTACTagcatgaattaattttttcctaataaattaatgttatctTTAGTCGAAGCATAGGATAAGGAGGATGTCAGATCAGATTCCTCATCAAAATCTTCATCAACTAACGAAGGTGAAATGAAAGAGACAATGAATATCAATGAAAACACCGTATACAGAAATGGAGATAACAATTTActcttaagtaaaaaaaaaagtttcaaaatgatttacttcACAAGAGAGTAACTTTGTCCTCATCGATATTCTTGCCTTCATATGCGTGAGGAATTGCACCATTGTATATCATATCATCACGTGAATAAAAATCAGGATGATTCTCCTCCATAGTTATAGCTGCTCCTCCTGAAACCATATCTCCAGAATCTAATTcggaatatatattatttgaggaATCAGCTTTATCATATCTTGGATTTCCATAGGCATTGAAAGTTCGATTATCGCCCTGGTTCATAACACTCATTTCTTTAAGGGGCTTgctcttttctttcttaaacGAAGAACTGCGATCTAATCCAAAAGTAGGATTACGGAATCTTAAAGTGATGTCATTGTCCTGACTTCTATCAAATTGGCAATTTTTCCAGCGCAAGAGAATAAATCCAATGATCATCACAAAAGAAAGAATGGTGAAAACTACAATTAATACTATGACCCAGTCGCTCGAATCAGACGTTTCTTCATCAATCAAGGTAGTTGCAGAATATTTGGATCCAGAAAAATGTTTATCTAATTCTTTCCATCCTTTCAAATCCTTTTGTATTCTATTGTCCAATGTCTCATTCGATGAGGTAGGTGGAAAAGCAGTATCTTCAACTGACATACAACGGAGTTCATCTGATCCATCAAGACAATCGGGATACCCATCACACTTCCATAAATCTAAAACACATGTAGATTTATCATCACATAACGTTTTATGTTGCCCACAATCAATTTTCTGACATTGATGCTCGTCTGACCCATCTTCACAGTCTTTAAATCCATCACAAACCCATAGTTTTGGAACGCAATCCTTACTTTTGATACATTGAAAGTTTGTACCTTCACATGTAACCACACTTGGACAATCAGACTCATCCATTTTATTTGAACACTCGGCAATTCCATCACACTTCCACCGATGTGGAATACATTCTCCATTTCCACAATGAAACAAACTATCAGAGCATTCGGAGTAACATAAACTAGAATTACCCGGTAATGGAACCTTTCCTTCTGGACAAAGACATACTCTTTCCGAAAACTGCCCTGAAAAACACAGATCAGAACAACCACCATTATTAATGCGACAGGGTGCAGACAGTTTATCGAATTTGGGAAGCAATTTGGAGGGTGTAACAGAAGCCAAGCGTAAGAAAGGATGAGGATTATTTACTAAAGAGTCAAGTGATTTATGCTTTACTTCATTCTTCCCTTTCCAATATAGAGTCAAACCATGAATTTCCGTCCATAAAATCTTTCCTCCAACAGATAGTATTGATGTGGGCGAAGCAAGTTTCCCTTGTAATATAGATGgttttctttgatcaaaatcatATTGTATTATATGATTCTTATATGAAtccataatgaaaatataagtaaCAGAGGATTTTGATGTAACTTTATCATGTACTGTGATTGCCATGGGATGCTTCATAAGTCGTTCTAAATTAGGTAATTCGTTGATATTAGTCCCACTAAGAGATGAAACTTTTACTGTTGGATTCCCCTTTGTTTCACTGAAAACCaaaagtttcttattttgtagAATATCCAAAGCCACAGGATGGTTTAAATTGGAAATAAGAATAGTAGATACACCAGAACTGATATCTTTAACTTGAATCGAGTTTGTATCTCCGTCTGTCCAATAAAGATTATTGGAATAAATATCATAGGCTAGATCATTTGGATACCCTGTTGCGATTTCTTGAGCAATTTTCTTACGGAAGTTAACTTGATATATCATCCGGCTTGCTTTGCTCCCAATGTAAAGAAAATGATCAACGGGGTTATAAGTGATTGAACTAATTTTAGAAATGCCTCCAAAATTAAGTTTCTGATCAACCATGCGCCCTAGATTGTGAGGGCGCATAATTGAGAGTGTATTACCATCTGATAAAACCAAAGCAAATTCATCATGGTTGTCTTTCTTAATACACGTTCTTTTGTCATCACCCAAATTCATATTCTCTGGGCAAGCACAAGCAAACCCAGAACTTGGAGTTAATAAGCAAATGTGCGAACATTTTTTAGGTAAACAAGGATTATGCTCGACTTTTTCAACCAAAGGATGTGAAATATGAATTCCAAGCGGAACAAGGTTGCTTTCCTTTACTATGTATCTATGAGATTTTCCATTGTATTTATTACAAGATTGAATCACTTTGTTATGCCAGTCTGACCAGTAGATAAAATCACCAAAAACTCCAACACTGAAAGGATGTATAATATGATCCTCAACAACCCTTTGTCGATCACTTCCATCCAATTTAGTAGATTCGATCCAACTGTACTTTGCATCTGACCAGAATACTCGATCCAAGGCAACATCAACAGCTACTCCATTCGCCCACTGTATGCTTTCAGTAACTATTGCTATAGGTTGAGATCCATCCATTCCAGCCCTAACGATCTTTGGCGTACTTCCCCAGTCTGAATAGAACAACAGACCCTTGTTGTGATGTAAGGCTATTGCTCTTGGTTTATCAATTCCATCCTTCAATAATACACTACAAAATGCACCAGATATGTGGCATACAACAATATCTTTTCGTCCACCATCTGTGAAATACAAATTTCGTCCGATATAATCTACGGCTAAATCTTCAGGAACACTTAGTCCCGAAGTAATCACATTGCGCTTGTCCTCTCCATTTATATCTGCGCTAACAATTCTTTCCTTTTCAAGTTCAAAATCCGACCAGTAAACTCTGCTTTCAAGAGGATCGAAGGATACACCGACAGCGTGGGTTGTCTCCCCAACAGTTGAATGACTCAGATGACTCGCCgccaaagaatatttattattattcaaatttttcactCTAACCTACAAATAAACCGTTATGAATTtatcaaataagaataaaattgcacattttaatatgtttgtttttttagtattataccTCGTctttagttgaaaaaataagaactgGGCTATTTTCGATAGGAACACAAGATCCTGATACTAGATGATATCCTTCCTTACATGAACACTTATAAGATCCAGGAgtattatagcatatttgaGAGCATTTTCCATATTctttacattcatttatatcATGACAGTCGGATGTTCCGTGTAATTCAAAACCATCTTCGCAATAACAAGTGGGACCATTCTCGGGATGTTTCAAACAGTCATGACTACAGTTTAAGTCAGTGCAGTTGGCATTTTGTTCTGAGCAAAAGTTTCCTTCATCGTAGGCATTAGAACAGTCTACATGACCATCACAAACATTAGAGGCTATAATGCACTCATTGGAATCCTTGCAATAAAAATGCCCTTTGAAAGGATCGCATTCAATTTCTGCTATAGCCTTCTCATTACATacatctaaaataatattaggtaCGAATATTTTACCAAAGACAATAAAAGAACAAACTTATACATACCCCCTTCGTCAGACGCGTCAGCACAGTCATAAGCACCATCACAGACCCAGCGGTTCAGTATACATTCGCCATTCTTACATAGATATCCCTCACAATTAGTATCAGATGAAACATTCCGATTCTGAACatcagtattttcaattttagatGCATTTTTACCAATAATAGGACGATTAGAGCCTGcacaattttcaacaaattcatCCGAACCATCTAAGCAGTCTTGAGCCTTATCACAAGTCCATTCTGATGGTATACAGAGTccttaaaaagagaaaaagaattaATCTTAATAACATTTATGCGACGTAAATGGATTTACCATCATGACAATGAAAATCCCCTTCTTCACAGTGACtatgtttattgtttaaagaCACTGACGACTGACATGACTGTGATTCATCAGATCTATCAGTGCAATCAAATTGTCCATCGCAAACAAAACTAGAAGTTATGCATTCACCATCATGGCCTAAGTAacataaatagttaaattattatgaatcaTCATTTAAGACTGTGGTGTAATCACAAATGGAATACTTACATTTAAACCATTCATCTCCAGTGCATGTGATAAACTCACAAAATTCTTCATCCGTTTTGTCATCACAGTCGATAACTCCATCACATCTCTTGCTTGATGGTATACAGCGGGCATCGTAGAGACATAAATGGGATTCTTCATCTCCATGGCAAGGAATATATTTCCCAGAGATAATTGGTACAATCAGAATTCCTA includes:
- the LOC121114469 gene encoding vitellogenin receptor Yl — encoded protein: MKGNCLLFIGILIVPIISGKYIPCHGDEESHLCLYDARCIPSSKRCDGVIDCDDKTDEEFCEFITCTGDEWFKCHDGECITSSFVCDGQFDCTDRSDESQSCQSSVSLNNKHSHCEEGDFHCHDGLCIPSEWTCDKAQDCLDGSDEFVENCAGSNRPIIGKNASKIENTDVQNRNVSSDTNCEGYLCKNGECILNRWVCDGAYDCADASDEGDVCNEKAIAEIECDPFKGHFYCKDSNECIIASNVCDGHVDCSNAYDEGNFCSEQNANCTDLNCSHDCLKHPENGPTCYCEDGFELHGTSDCHDINECKEYGKCSQICYNTPGSYKCSCKEGYHLVSGSCVPIENSPVLIFSTKDEVRVKNLNNNKYSLAASHLSHSTVGETTHAVGVSFDPLESRVYWSDFELEKERIVSADINGEDKRNVITSGLSVPEDLAVDYIGRNLYFTDGGRKDIVVCHISGAFCSVLLKDGIDKPRAIALHHNKGLLFYSDWGSTPKIVRAGMDGSQPIAIVTESIQWANGVAVDVALDRVFWSDAKYSWIESTKLDGSDRQRVVEDHIIHPFSVGVFGDFIYWSDWHNKVIQSCNKYNGKSHRYIVKESNLVPLGIHISHPLVEKVEHNPCLPKKCSHICLLTPSSGFACACPENMNLGDDKRTCIKKDNHDEFALVLSDGNTLSIMRPHNLGRMVDQKLNFGGISKISSITYNPVDHFLYIGSKASRMIYQVNFRKKIAQEIATGYPNDLAYDIYSNNLYWTDGDTNSIQVKDISSGVSTILISNLNHPVALDILQNKKLLVFSETKGNPTVKVSSLSGTNINELPNLERLMKHPMAITVHDKVTSKSSVTYIFIMDSYKNHIIQYDFDQRKPSILQGKLASPTSILSVGGKILWTEIHGLTLYWKGKNEVKHKSLDSLVNNPHPFLRLASVTPSKLLPKFDKLSAPCRINNGGCSDLCFSGQFSERVCLCPEGKVPLPGNSSLCYSECSDSLFHCGNGECIPHRWKCDGIAECSNKMDESDCPSVVTCEGTNFQCIKSKDCVPKLWVCDGFKDCEDGSDEHQCQKIDCGQHKTLCDDKSTCVLDLWKCDGYPDCLDGSDELRCMSVEDTAFPPTSSNETLDNRIQKDLKGWKELDKHFSGSKYSATTLIDEETSDSSDWVIVLIVVFTILSFVMIIGFILLRWKNCQFDRSQDNDITLRFRNPTFGLDRSSSFKKEKSKPLKEMSVMNQGDNRTFNAYGNPRYDKADSSNNIYSELDSGDMVSGGAAITMEENHPDFYSRDDMIYNGAIPHAYEVDEDFDEESDLTSSLSYASTKDNINLLGKN